The Bombus terrestris chromosome 9, iyBomTerr1.2, whole genome shotgun sequence genome contains a region encoding:
- the LOC100648097 gene encoding cilia- and flagella-associated protein 45 isoform X3, which produces MQLNGQKIIKKRLPPPKILTKEEYDEFQKYSSMTKEERDAALKSEEEERQRLIKESMERKEEFRRIDQGRPREKCPQLAEIEEEARKRAKHVLERAEKMKLEQEEEIQKCNRIILETKCRAIRDAQIAEKKLMELELEEEEKRLNDMMENERRWAIKEEIKKEQDEAVKRQKFANSLIDQIKENEENRILEFERKQEESRLINLNNINWQQEEITKLRNKESENALIRQQLAEGNEQLKHFKAMEKQQNKVIDLRIQEYQRYKEEREAKLAEERRLEKLEKEKAKTTVAIQTLQARGQQERIDELNAARIQEEVERQWRQKEKEEALKKAQAQKLLIKEREKQINNKRIMEAIELERERREFEKIVRVQKEAFCREQKELEKKQRQALIHRSEILKQVCFHGWIIDFLIYYLSSNTMTKLFYIYHLHQVNEKERERIEARQKMFEEGLAIRTEAAIRKKKLRDAMERKCEEMRRNRVPEIYINEVKRMISNIQ; this is translated from the exons ATGCAGCTGAATGgacaaaaaatcataaaaaagagACTACCTCCTCcaaaaattttaacaaaagaaGAGTACGACGAATTTCAAAAATACAGTTCTATGACGAAGGAAGAGCGAGATGCGGCTCTTAAATCGGAGGAAGAAGAGAGGCAAAGACTTATAAAAGAGAGTATGGAGAGAAAAGAGGAATTTCGTAGAATAGATCAAGGAAGGCCTCGAGAAAAGTGCCCGCAATTGGCCGAAATAGAAGAGGAAGCTAGGAAAAGAGCGAAACATGTGCTTGAAAGAGCAGAGAAGATGAAGCTCGAACAGGAGGAAGAAATTCAAAAGTGCAATAGAATCATTTTAGAGACTAAATGTCGTGCTATCAGAGACGCTCAG ATAGCAGAAAAAAAACTAATGGAACTCGAGTTggaggaagaagagaaacgtTTAAACGATATGATGGAAAATGAAAGAAGATGGGCgattaaagaagaaattaaaaaagaacagGACGAAGCAGTAAAAAGACAAAAATTTGCTAATAGTCTAATCgatcaaataaaagaaaacgaggaaaacaGGATATTAGAGTTTGAAAGGAAGCAAGAGGAAagtcgattaattaatttaaacaataTCAATTGGCAACAggaagaaattacaaaattacgaaataaagAATCTGAAAACGCATTAATTCGACAACAGCTCGCTGAAGGGAACGAGCAATTAAAACACTTTAAAGCCATGGAAAAACAGCAAAATAAAGTCATTGATCTTAG GATACAAGAGTACCAACGGTATAAGGAAGAAAGGGAAGCAAAGCTGGCGGAAGAACGAAGAttggaaaaattagaaaaagaaaaagctaaAACAACTGTTGCAATACAGACATTGCAAGCAAGGGGTCAAcaa GAGCGAATCGATGAATTGAATGCTGCACGAATTCAAGAAGAAGTAGAAAGGCAATGgagacaaaaagaaaaggaagaagctcTTAAAAAAGCGCAAGCCCAAAAGTTACttataaaagaaagagaaaaacaaataaacaacAAACGAATAATGGAAGCAATTGAACTAGAACGAGAAAGAcgtgaatttgaaaaaattgtacGTGTTCAGAAGGAAGCTTTCTGTCGAGAACAAAAAGAACTTGAAAAGAAACAGCGACAAGCATTAATTCATAGGAGCGAAATACTAAAACAGGTTTGTTTTCACGGCTGGAttatagattttttaatttattatctttcttCTAATACTATgactaaattattttatatctatcATCTTCATCAGGtaaatgagaaagaaagagaacgcATCGAAGCAAGACAAAAGATGTTCGAGGAAGGTTTAGCAATACGTACAGAAGCCGCGATACGTAAGAAAAAGCTGCGTGATGCAATGGAAAGAAAATGTGAAGAAATGAGAAGAAACAGAGTGCCTGAAATATACATCAATGAAGTAAAACGAATGATCAGcaatatacaataa
- the LOC100648097 gene encoding cilia- and flagella-associated protein 45 isoform X1: protein MVVQRIRNNTSKSNTICGSPSCSAKDRKETKCKDVCSSGPRNTCIRIAECKSGQHRYSYNGKESTKKIGRSKPRMQLNGQKIIKKRLPPPKILTKEEYDEFQKYSSMTKEERDAALKSEEEERQRLIKESMERKEEFRRIDQGRPREKCPQLAEIEEEARKRAKHVLERAEKMKLEQEEEIQKCNRIILETKCRAIRDAQIAEKKLMELELEEEEKRLNDMMENERRWAIKEEIKKEQDEAVKRQKFANSLIDQIKENEENRILEFERKQEESRLINLNNINWQQEEITKLRNKESENALIRQQLAEGNEQLKHFKAMEKQQNKVIDLRIQEYQRYKEEREAKLAEERRLEKLEKEKAKTTVAIQTLQARGQQERIDELNAARIQEEVERQWRQKEKEEALKKAQAQKLLIKEREKQINNKRIMEAIELERERREFEKIVRVQKEAFCREQKELEKKQRQALIHRSEILKQVCFHGWIIDFLIYYLSSNTMTKLFYIYHLHQVNEKERERIEARQKMFEEGLAIRTEAAIRKKKLRDAMERKCEEMRRNRVPEIYINEVKRMISNIQ, encoded by the exons ATGGTAGTGCaaagaataagaaataatacATCAAAGTCAAACACAATTTGTGGATCACCGTCTTGTAGTGCAAAAGATAGAAAGGAAACGAAATGCAAAGATGTTTGTTCTAGTGGACCACGGAATACTTGTATTCGAATTGCAGAATGTAAATCTGGTCAACATCGTTATTCGTACAATGGAAAAgag tcAACCAAAAAAATAGGTAGAAGTAAACCAAGAATGCAGCTGAATGgacaaaaaatcataaaaaagagACTACCTCCTCcaaaaattttaacaaaagaaGAGTACGACGAATTTCAAAAATACAGTTCTATGACGAAGGAAGAGCGAGATGCGGCTCTTAAATCGGAGGAAGAAGAGAGGCAAAGACTTATAAAAGAGAGTATGGAGAGAAAAGAGGAATTTCGTAGAATAGATCAAGGAAGGCCTCGAGAAAAGTGCCCGCAATTGGCCGAAATAGAAGAGGAAGCTAGGAAAAGAGCGAAACATGTGCTTGAAAGAGCAGAGAAGATGAAGCTCGAACAGGAGGAAGAAATTCAAAAGTGCAATAGAATCATTTTAGAGACTAAATGTCGTGCTATCAGAGACGCTCAG ATAGCAGAAAAAAAACTAATGGAACTCGAGTTggaggaagaagagaaacgtTTAAACGATATGATGGAAAATGAAAGAAGATGGGCgattaaagaagaaattaaaaaagaacagGACGAAGCAGTAAAAAGACAAAAATTTGCTAATAGTCTAATCgatcaaataaaagaaaacgaggaaaacaGGATATTAGAGTTTGAAAGGAAGCAAGAGGAAagtcgattaattaatttaaacaataTCAATTGGCAACAggaagaaattacaaaattacgaaataaagAATCTGAAAACGCATTAATTCGACAACAGCTCGCTGAAGGGAACGAGCAATTAAAACACTTTAAAGCCATGGAAAAACAGCAAAATAAAGTCATTGATCTTAG GATACAAGAGTACCAACGGTATAAGGAAGAAAGGGAAGCAAAGCTGGCGGAAGAACGAAGAttggaaaaattagaaaaagaaaaagctaaAACAACTGTTGCAATACAGACATTGCAAGCAAGGGGTCAAcaa GAGCGAATCGATGAATTGAATGCTGCACGAATTCAAGAAGAAGTAGAAAGGCAATGgagacaaaaagaaaaggaagaagctcTTAAAAAAGCGCAAGCCCAAAAGTTACttataaaagaaagagaaaaacaaataaacaacAAACGAATAATGGAAGCAATTGAACTAGAACGAGAAAGAcgtgaatttgaaaaaattgtacGTGTTCAGAAGGAAGCTTTCTGTCGAGAACAAAAAGAACTTGAAAAGAAACAGCGACAAGCATTAATTCATAGGAGCGAAATACTAAAACAGGTTTGTTTTCACGGCTGGAttatagattttttaatttattatctttcttCTAATACTATgactaaattattttatatctatcATCTTCATCAGGtaaatgagaaagaaagagaacgcATCGAAGCAAGACAAAAGATGTTCGAGGAAGGTTTAGCAATACGTACAGAAGCCGCGATACGTAAGAAAAAGCTGCGTGATGCAATGGAAAGAAAATGTGAAGAAATGAGAAGAAACAGAGTGCCTGAAATATACATCAATGAAGTAAAACGAATGATCAGcaatatacaataa
- the LOC100648097 gene encoding cilia- and flagella-associated protein 45 isoform X2, which translates to MVVQRIRNNTSKSNTICGSPSCSAKDRKETKCKDVCSSGPRNTCIRIAECKSGQHRYSYNGKESTKKIGRSKPRMQLNGQKIIKKRLPPPKILTKEEYDEFQKYSSMTKEERDAALKSEEEERQRLIKESMERKEEFRRIDQGRPREKCPQLAEIEEEARKRAKHVLERAEKMKLEQEEEIQKCNRIILETKCRAIRDAQIAEKKLMELELEEEEKRLNDMMENERRWAIKEEIKKEQDEAVKRQKFANSLIDQIKENEENRILEFERKQEESRLINLNNINWQQEEITKLRNKESENALIRQQLAEGNEQLKHFKAMEKQQNKVIDLRIQEYQRYKEEREAKLAEERRLEKLEKEKAKTTVAIQTLQARGQQERIDELNAARIQEEVERQWRQKEKEEALKKAQAQKLLIKEREKQINNKRIMEAIELERERREFEKIVRVQKEAFCREQKELEKKQRQALIHRSEILKQVNEKERERIEARQKMFEEGLAIRTEAAIRKKKLRDAMERKCEEMRRNRVPEIYINEVKRMISNIQ; encoded by the exons ATGGTAGTGCaaagaataagaaataatacATCAAAGTCAAACACAATTTGTGGATCACCGTCTTGTAGTGCAAAAGATAGAAAGGAAACGAAATGCAAAGATGTTTGTTCTAGTGGACCACGGAATACTTGTATTCGAATTGCAGAATGTAAATCTGGTCAACATCGTTATTCGTACAATGGAAAAgag tcAACCAAAAAAATAGGTAGAAGTAAACCAAGAATGCAGCTGAATGgacaaaaaatcataaaaaagagACTACCTCCTCcaaaaattttaacaaaagaaGAGTACGACGAATTTCAAAAATACAGTTCTATGACGAAGGAAGAGCGAGATGCGGCTCTTAAATCGGAGGAAGAAGAGAGGCAAAGACTTATAAAAGAGAGTATGGAGAGAAAAGAGGAATTTCGTAGAATAGATCAAGGAAGGCCTCGAGAAAAGTGCCCGCAATTGGCCGAAATAGAAGAGGAAGCTAGGAAAAGAGCGAAACATGTGCTTGAAAGAGCAGAGAAGATGAAGCTCGAACAGGAGGAAGAAATTCAAAAGTGCAATAGAATCATTTTAGAGACTAAATGTCGTGCTATCAGAGACGCTCAG ATAGCAGAAAAAAAACTAATGGAACTCGAGTTggaggaagaagagaaacgtTTAAACGATATGATGGAAAATGAAAGAAGATGGGCgattaaagaagaaattaaaaaagaacagGACGAAGCAGTAAAAAGACAAAAATTTGCTAATAGTCTAATCgatcaaataaaagaaaacgaggaaaacaGGATATTAGAGTTTGAAAGGAAGCAAGAGGAAagtcgattaattaatttaaacaataTCAATTGGCAACAggaagaaattacaaaattacgaaataaagAATCTGAAAACGCATTAATTCGACAACAGCTCGCTGAAGGGAACGAGCAATTAAAACACTTTAAAGCCATGGAAAAACAGCAAAATAAAGTCATTGATCTTAG GATACAAGAGTACCAACGGTATAAGGAAGAAAGGGAAGCAAAGCTGGCGGAAGAACGAAGAttggaaaaattagaaaaagaaaaagctaaAACAACTGTTGCAATACAGACATTGCAAGCAAGGGGTCAAcaa GAGCGAATCGATGAATTGAATGCTGCACGAATTCAAGAAGAAGTAGAAAGGCAATGgagacaaaaagaaaaggaagaagctcTTAAAAAAGCGCAAGCCCAAAAGTTACttataaaagaaagagaaaaacaaataaacaacAAACGAATAATGGAAGCAATTGAACTAGAACGAGAAAGAcgtgaatttgaaaaaattgtacGTGTTCAGAAGGAAGCTTTCTGTCGAGAACAAAAAGAACTTGAAAAGAAACAGCGACAAGCATTAATTCATAGGAGCGAAATACTAAAACAG GtaaatgagaaagaaagagaacgcATCGAAGCAAGACAAAAGATGTTCGAGGAAGGTTTAGCAATACGTACAGAAGCCGCGATACGTAAGAAAAAGCTGCGTGATGCAATGGAAAGAAAATGTGAAGAAATGAGAAGAAACAGAGTGCCTGAAATATACATCAATGAAGTAAAACGAATGATCAGcaatatacaataa